One part of the Xylanimonas allomyrinae genome encodes these proteins:
- a CDS encoding PfkB family carbohydrate kinase → MTLARLGRRATLVTVLADDARGRLVRAWAEASGVAVAASAPACGRTSTAAVVLDAQGGATYDFDLTWDLPAVAATGQVAGAGVVHAGSIATVLDPGASSVEEAMRAARGHALVSFDPNARPAITPDVAAVRPRVERLVALSDVVKVSAEDLAWYHPDEDPLDVARAWAVAGPVVVVVTLGGDGAVVVRGGDVVRVPGERVAVADTIGAGDTFMGALLDAFAERGAVGPAAREVLAALTTRQLADAARWASRAAAVTVSRPGADPPTRAEVAAPAP, encoded by the coding sequence GTGACGCTCGCGCGGCTCGGGCGCCGCGCCACCCTCGTGACGGTGCTCGCCGACGACGCCCGCGGCCGGCTGGTGCGCGCGTGGGCCGAGGCGTCGGGTGTCGCGGTGGCAGCGTCCGCCCCGGCGTGCGGCCGGACGTCGACGGCCGCCGTCGTGCTCGACGCGCAGGGCGGTGCGACCTACGACTTCGACCTGACCTGGGACCTGCCCGCCGTGGCCGCGACCGGGCAGGTGGCCGGTGCCGGCGTCGTGCACGCCGGCTCGATCGCGACGGTTCTCGACCCGGGCGCGTCGTCCGTCGAGGAGGCGATGCGGGCCGCGCGCGGGCACGCGCTCGTCTCGTTCGACCCCAACGCGCGGCCCGCGATCACGCCCGACGTCGCGGCGGTGCGCCCGCGCGTCGAGCGGCTCGTGGCGTTGAGCGACGTCGTCAAGGTGTCGGCCGAGGACCTCGCGTGGTACCACCCGGACGAGGACCCGCTCGACGTCGCGCGCGCGTGGGCCGTGGCGGGCCCTGTCGTGGTGGTCGTGACGCTCGGCGGCGACGGCGCCGTCGTGGTGCGCGGCGGCGACGTCGTTCGGGTGCCCGGTGAGCGCGTGGCGGTGGCCGACACCATCGGCGCCGGTGACACGTTCATGGGTGCGCTGCTCGACGCGTTCGCGGAGCGCGGGGCCGTAGGCCCTGCGGCGCGGGAGGTGCTCGCGGCGCTGACGACGCGGCAGCTTGCCGACGCCGCACGCTGGGCGTCCCGCGCGGCCGCGGTGACGGTCTCGCGCCCCGGGGCGGACCCGCCGACGCGGGCGGAGGTGGCGGCGCCCGCACCGTGA